Proteins encoded by one window of Cyanobium sp. NS01:
- a CDS encoding aminotransferase class I/II-fold pyridoxal phosphate-dependent enzyme, with the protein MANQVEGALQAGASSWQEELHQALAAIPADGLRRLRSLSARGAARLTPDQGPPLLDLASNDYLGLAQHDAVVAAARQVMDEQGVGAGGSRLVSGTRPVHTALEQQLATWLGRERALLFPSGFQANLAAVTALADRHSLVLADRLIHHSLLMGVRASGAQLRRFRHNDLSDLERRLAGARRIDPAQRLVVLSESLYSMQGTSPAVADLAALCAAHGAALVLDEAHALGVLGQTGRGLGHGLPSIALISGTLGKAFGSGGAFLAGDELTIEWLLQSSGAFRYTTALAPPLAAAALAALDEIQQRDRGPALLARAQRWRQALEAAGWPRPAGEGPILSLLVGEDGAALALQTRLEAAGLLTVAIRPPTVPRGTARLRLVLRHDLPRGSLPRLLQALGPPSPDGPCK; encoded by the coding sequence ATGGCCAATCAGGTTGAGGGGGCGCTTCAGGCCGGCGCGTCGAGCTGGCAGGAGGAGCTCCACCAGGCGTTGGCCGCCATCCCTGCTGACGGCCTGCGTCGTTTGCGCAGCCTCTCGGCACGGGGTGCAGCCCGCCTGACGCCAGACCAGGGCCCACCCCTGCTGGACCTGGCCAGCAACGACTACCTGGGCCTGGCCCAGCATGACGCGGTCGTGGCAGCGGCAAGGCAGGTCATGGACGAGCAGGGTGTCGGTGCAGGCGGCTCGCGCCTGGTGAGTGGCACCCGGCCCGTGCACACGGCCCTCGAACAGCAGCTGGCCACCTGGCTCGGTCGTGAGCGGGCGCTGCTCTTCCCGAGTGGCTTCCAGGCCAACCTGGCCGCGGTGACGGCCCTGGCCGATCGGCACAGCCTGGTGCTGGCCGATCGGCTGATCCACCACTCGCTGCTGATGGGCGTCAGGGCCAGCGGAGCCCAGCTGAGACGCTTCCGCCACAACGACCTCAGCGATCTGGAGCGACGGTTGGCCGGAGCGCGTCGGATCGATCCCGCTCAACGCCTGGTGGTGCTCAGTGAGAGCCTGTACTCGATGCAGGGCACCAGCCCAGCCGTGGCGGACCTGGCCGCGCTCTGCGCCGCCCACGGCGCAGCCTTGGTGCTGGATGAGGCCCACGCCCTGGGGGTGCTGGGGCAGACAGGACGGGGTCTGGGCCATGGCCTGCCATCCATCGCCCTGATCAGCGGCACCTTGGGCAAGGCCTTCGGCAGCGGCGGGGCCTTCCTGGCCGGCGACGAGCTCACGATCGAATGGCTGCTGCAGAGCAGTGGCGCCTTTCGCTACACCACCGCCCTGGCCCCGCCGCTGGCCGCTGCGGCGCTGGCCGCCCTGGACGAGATCCAGCAGCGGGATCGAGGGCCAGCCCTGCTGGCTCGCGCCCAGCGCTGGCGGCAGGCTCTGGAGGCGGCGGGCTGGCCCCGGCCGGCTGGGGAGGGGCCGATCCTCTCGCTGCTGGTGGGTGAGGACGGCGCTGCCCTGGCCCTGCAGACCCGGCTGGAGGCGGCCGGCCTGCTCACGGTGGCGATCCGCCCCCCCACGGTGCCCCGGGGCACCGCCAGGCTGCGGCTGGTGCTGCGCCACGATCTTCCCCGCGGCAGCCTGCCGCGGCTGCTCCAGGCCCTTGGTCCTCCATCCCCCGACGGTCCATGCAAGTGA
- a CDS encoding DUF1997 domain-containing protein — MSRELLRLSESRHCLVDLFGAAPLAQQRPQVSDALLRAYLRHPGRVLAALLSRQRLKRLAAGRFHYSSRAIVAGPWQLQPQFWFNASWSGDSVQIQLVDCQLQGLPDSGPGQGVRLELEACLRAENAMLVASATAALELQPGPLTGWLPRPLFALLGRQALLACLSRLESRCQRRLPLNALAWMDRGELAAQGIAAPAHQEPF, encoded by the coding sequence ATGAGCCGTGAACTGCTCCGGCTGAGTGAGTCGCGTCACTGTCTGGTCGACCTGTTCGGTGCGGCGCCGTTGGCCCAGCAACGCCCTCAGGTAAGCGATGCCCTCCTGCGTGCCTACCTGCGCCACCCTGGACGGGTGTTGGCGGCCCTGCTCAGCCGTCAGCGATTGAAGCGGCTGGCCGCGGGGCGTTTCCACTACTCCTCCAGAGCCATTGTGGCGGGTCCATGGCAGCTGCAGCCCCAGTTCTGGTTTAACGCCAGTTGGAGCGGTGACAGCGTGCAGATCCAACTCGTGGACTGTCAGCTCCAAGGCCTTCCCGATTCGGGCCCCGGGCAGGGAGTACGCCTCGAACTTGAGGCTTGCCTGCGGGCTGAGAACGCCATGCTGGTGGCCTCAGCCACGGCGGCCCTCGAGTTGCAACCGGGGCCGCTCACCGGCTGGCTGCCCAGGCCGCTGTTCGCGCTGTTGGGCAGGCAGGCCCTGCTGGCCTGCCTGTCAAGGCTTGAATCCCGCTGCCAGAGGCGGCTACCATTAAACGCCCTTGCCTGGATGGACCGTGGCGAGCTCGCAGCTCAAGGCATTGCGGCTCCTGCCCACCAGGAGCCCTTCTGA
- a CDS encoding bile acid:sodium symporter family protein: MPLERFTVLFPVWTLLAVLLALPFPGLFSWLQGGWIVAALALIMLGMGLDLEPADFRRVLLRPLSALIGVAAQFLVMPLLAALVAWWLQLQPPLAVGLILVGCCPGGTASNVVALIARADVALSVVMTTVSTLLAVLLTPLLTSGLAGRYVPVDGWRLLLDVLQVVLLPVVLGVLLKRISPPLARRIAPAMPPLAVLAIVLIVASIVGSQRDALVEQGRLLLLATLLLHAGGFLLGWLIPALLRQPQAVRRTVSLEVGMQNSGLAVVLARSGFALSPLAALPGAISAVVHAVLGSVLAVIWRKTRCRAGRCADDAQSITRSCSNVGQSPDRNPHN, translated from the coding sequence ATTCCCCTGGAGCGCTTCACCGTTCTCTTTCCCGTCTGGACCCTGCTGGCTGTGCTGCTGGCCCTGCCGTTCCCGGGGCTGTTCAGCTGGCTGCAGGGGGGCTGGATCGTGGCCGCCCTGGCCCTGATCATGCTCGGCATGGGCCTCGATCTGGAGCCGGCTGATTTCCGTCGGGTGCTGCTGAGGCCGCTTTCGGCGCTGATCGGCGTGGCCGCCCAGTTCCTGGTGATGCCCCTGCTGGCCGCCCTGGTGGCCTGGTGGTTGCAGCTCCAGCCCCCCCTCGCCGTGGGATTGATCCTGGTGGGGTGCTGCCCCGGCGGCACGGCCAGCAATGTGGTGGCCCTGATCGCCCGGGCCGATGTGGCCCTCTCGGTGGTGATGACCACGGTGAGCACCCTGCTGGCCGTGCTGCTCACGCCGCTGCTCACCAGCGGATTGGCCGGCCGCTACGTACCGGTGGACGGCTGGAGGCTGCTGCTGGATGTGCTGCAGGTGGTCTTGCTGCCGGTGGTTCTGGGGGTGCTGCTCAAGCGGATCAGCCCACCGCTGGCCAGGCGGATCGCACCGGCGATGCCCCCTCTGGCGGTGCTGGCCATCGTGTTGATCGTGGCCAGCATCGTCGGCAGCCAGCGCGATGCACTGGTGGAGCAGGGCCGCCTGTTGCTGCTGGCCACCCTCCTGCTCCACGCCGGTGGTTTTCTGCTGGGCTGGCTGATCCCGGCGTTGCTGCGGCAGCCGCAAGCTGTCAGGCGCACGGTCAGCCTTGAGGTGGGGATGCAGAACTCTGGATTGGCTGTGGTTCTGGCCCGCTCCGGCTTCGCCCTCTCACCGCTCGCCGCCCTGCCCGGTGCGATTTCTGCCGTGGTTCATGCGGTGCTGGGCAGTGTGCTGGCCGTGATCTGGCGCAAGACGCGCTGCAGGGCAGGGAGATGTGCCGATGATGCTCAGTCCATCACACGCAGCTGTAGCAATGTAGGGCAATCTCCTGACAGAAATCCACACAACTAA
- a CDS encoding sugar ABC transporter → MEIGMVAGGLASRVGHSLSGVLRAIGFAEDELPNVGRPPLHEPSGSPVDSAQDEGRRWKGLTPEQRRWLIPGPKRIAALVLAGGVLYFGVVGRNRYQVTSDFIVRLPQAPNNVTPSLLGTVLAGPTMLGSLEDGRFLSVYLTSPEVMERVFLRLEPEQTYARNGTDPFAGLPKNAAFDQQLAFFRRQVSVVPQDLTGVIQMTTTGLNPTTAFKLNRLLLDEAENFLNTSNQNISRNQQTFAEQELENARERLAKAQQALAAFNDRQGEINPEAAAEATSRFIAAMEARLIDLQVEEGRLKRQFLDPNGPEVSFVTDQIAELRQQIDVERSKLVGSDAKNFNQKLVESRNLTTEVQFAEASVKAAQLAADNSRLESQRQLKFLVLLSNPETPSGQSLDWRWKGLLSLVGLLLVGWGVASFVLGISRRQ, encoded by the coding sequence ATGGAGATCGGCATGGTGGCGGGAGGTCTGGCCAGCCGGGTGGGCCACTCCCTTTCAGGTGTCCTGCGTGCCATCGGTTTTGCCGAAGACGAGCTTCCCAATGTGGGCCGCCCGCCACTCCATGAACCGTCCGGGTCTCCCGTCGATTCTGCCCAGGATGAAGGGCGTCGCTGGAAAGGGCTGACCCCCGAGCAGCGTCGTTGGTTGATCCCTGGGCCGAAGCGTATTGCCGCCCTGGTTCTTGCTGGTGGGGTTCTCTACTTTGGAGTGGTTGGCCGCAATCGCTATCAGGTCACGTCGGATTTCATTGTCCGATTGCCCCAAGCCCCTAACAACGTCACTCCTTCCCTGCTGGGCACTGTTCTTGCCGGTCCCACGATGCTGGGATCCCTCGAGGATGGCCGATTCCTCTCTGTCTATCTCACATCGCCAGAGGTGATGGAGAGAGTCTTCCTGCGCTTGGAGCCTGAGCAGACTTATGCCAGAAATGGCACTGATCCTTTTGCAGGCCTTCCCAAGAACGCAGCCTTTGACCAGCAGCTGGCATTCTTCCGTCGTCAAGTGAGTGTGGTGCCGCAGGATCTGACGGGCGTCATACAGATGACGACCACTGGCTTGAACCCAACGACGGCCTTCAAGCTTAACCGCTTACTTCTGGATGAGGCGGAAAACTTTCTCAACACCTCCAACCAGAACATCAGCCGGAATCAGCAGACGTTTGCTGAACAGGAACTTGAAAATGCCCGTGAGCGGCTTGCCAAGGCCCAGCAGGCTCTTGCTGCTTTCAATGACCGTCAAGGAGAGATCAATCCCGAGGCTGCTGCTGAAGCCACCAGCCGCTTCATTGCTGCCATGGAAGCCAGGTTGATTGATCTTCAGGTGGAAGAAGGTCGCCTGAAGCGACAGTTTCTTGATCCAAATGGCCCCGAAGTATCCTTTGTTACTGACCAGATTGCTGAGCTGAGGCAACAAATAGATGTAGAGCGCTCCAAGCTTGTTGGCTCTGATGCGAAGAACTTCAACCAGAAGTTGGTCGAGTCTAGAAATCTCACCACCGAGGTTCAGTTTGCAGAGGCTTCTGTCAAGGCAGCCCAGCTTGCTGCTGACAACAGTCGTCTTGAAAGTCAGCGCCAGCTGAAGTTCCTGGTCCTGCTCAGTAATCCGGAAACCCCATCGGGGCAGTCCCTTGATTGGCGGTGGAAGGGATTGCTCTCCCTTGTGGGTCTGCTGCTCGTGGGTTGGGGTGTGGCCAGCTTTGTGCTTGGTATCTCCCGGCGTCAGTAA
- a CDS encoding DEAD/DEAH box helicase: protein MAMLGGSNESVRIGEHRLRFALNAGPLGAFSDGLVLDDFQMAAVEALNNGLSVVVSAPTGSGKTLIGEYAIHRALSHSHRVFYTTPLKALSNQKLRDFKEQFGNDRVGLLTGDLSLNRDAPIVVMTTEIFRNMLYAEIDHPDDDPLRDVEAVVLDECHYMNDTQRGTVWEESIIHCPPSIQLVALSATVANADQLTDWLCRVHGPTQLVISTHRPVPLHFSFCSAKGLHPLLNDAGTDLHPNSKVWRAPKGSRRKGPGAARSPQPEPAPLAFVVQKLAERDMLPAIYFIFSRRGCDKGVRDLARLNLVSDEERLRLQQQLDSFAASSPEAVRDGYAEPLLRGIASHHAGVLPAWKELIEALFQQGLIKVVFATETLAAGINMPARTTVVSSLSKRTERGHRSLTGSEFLQMAGRAGRRGLDVQGYVVTVQSRYEGVREAGQLATAPADPLVSQFTPSYGMVLNLLQRYDLAKAKELVERSFGRYLATLDLVEDEACINELMLQLSALETNADDVPWEAFEDYEKQRGRLREERRLLRTLQHQAEETLVHELTAALQFASVGTLVSLKAPPLRGGITPAVIVRKPPGPGQFPLLLCLTDDNVWILVPCSAVVSLHAELSCLQVSDLETPQLVHTGEIRHGDQQSGGLALAVASMARRHDMTTPHYDLAAEVRNQAECVEALERSLTTHAAHRWGDRKQLKRHRRRMEELNEEIAERQRLLHFRSNRHWDTFLALIEILRFFGALAGSDGLQPTEVGLTVAALRGDNELWLGLALISGHCDELDPAELAATLEAISTEVNRPDLWCSWGPPPAVEEALHSLRGMRRELGRLQEQAGVVVPIWWEPELTGLVHAWASGTPWADLMANTSLDEGDVVRVLRRTVDLLAQIPYGVAVSQQLRDNSRSALKAINRFPVCELEDLLPTLP from the coding sequence ATGGCAATGCTGGGAGGCAGCAACGAATCGGTTAGGATAGGTGAGCATCGATTGCGGTTTGCTTTGAACGCAGGACCTTTAGGCGCATTCAGCGATGGTCTTGTTCTGGATGACTTCCAGATGGCTGCAGTTGAAGCCTTGAATAATGGCCTTTCCGTTGTTGTCAGTGCTCCCACTGGAAGCGGCAAAACCCTGATTGGGGAATACGCCATTCATCGGGCACTCTCCCATAGTCATCGCGTGTTCTACACCACCCCCCTGAAGGCCCTATCAAATCAGAAGCTTCGGGATTTCAAGGAACAATTTGGTAATGATCGAGTTGGTCTGCTCACAGGTGATCTCAGTCTCAATCGAGATGCGCCAATTGTCGTGATGACAACCGAGATCTTTCGTAATATGCTCTATGCTGAAATTGATCATCCTGATGATGACCCGTTGCGGGATGTAGAAGCTGTTGTTCTGGATGAATGTCACTACATGAATGACACCCAGCGGGGCACCGTCTGGGAAGAGTCGATCATTCATTGCCCCCCATCCATTCAACTTGTGGCCCTCTCCGCCACAGTCGCCAACGCTGATCAACTCACTGATTGGCTCTGCCGCGTGCATGGTCCTACCCAATTGGTCATCAGCACCCACCGTCCTGTGCCATTGCACTTCAGCTTCTGCAGCGCCAAAGGCCTGCATCCTCTGCTCAATGATGCAGGTACGGATCTGCACCCGAACAGCAAAGTTTGGCGGGCCCCCAAGGGTTCTCGCCGCAAGGGCCCTGGCGCTGCCAGGTCTCCGCAGCCGGAGCCTGCACCGCTGGCTTTTGTGGTTCAGAAGTTGGCTGAGCGGGACATGTTGCCCGCGATCTACTTTATTTTCAGCCGACGCGGCTGCGATAAGGGAGTGCGTGATCTGGCCAGGCTGAATCTTGTGTCAGATGAAGAGCGCTTGCGTCTTCAGCAGCAATTGGATTCCTTCGCTGCCTCCAGCCCAGAGGCTGTTCGGGATGGCTACGCCGAGCCCCTCTTGCGGGGCATTGCCTCTCACCATGCTGGAGTGCTGCCGGCCTGGAAGGAATTGATTGAGGCTCTGTTCCAGCAGGGACTTATCAAGGTTGTCTTTGCCACGGAAACCTTGGCTGCAGGCATCAACATGCCGGCCCGAACCACAGTGGTGTCTTCACTCTCCAAGCGCACGGAGCGTGGCCATCGCTCACTGACGGGCAGCGAGTTTCTGCAGATGGCAGGACGGGCAGGTCGCCGAGGTCTCGACGTGCAGGGGTACGTGGTGACAGTGCAGAGCCGCTATGAGGGCGTGCGCGAGGCTGGTCAGCTGGCCACCGCACCAGCCGATCCACTGGTGAGCCAGTTCACGCCCAGCTACGGCATGGTCCTGAACCTGTTGCAGCGCTATGACCTCGCCAAGGCGAAGGAGTTGGTTGAACGTAGCTTTGGCCGCTATCTCGCCACGCTCGATCTGGTGGAGGATGAGGCTTGCATCAACGAGTTGATGCTCCAGCTCAGCGCCCTTGAAACCAATGCTGACGATGTGCCGTGGGAGGCTTTTGAGGACTACGAAAAGCAGCGGGGCAGGCTCAGAGAGGAGAGGCGCCTGCTGCGTACCTTGCAACATCAGGCCGAGGAGACCCTGGTCCATGAGCTCACGGCAGCGCTGCAGTTTGCCAGCGTGGGCACGCTGGTCAGCCTCAAGGCACCGCCGCTTCGGGGTGGAATCACCCCGGCGGTGATTGTGCGCAAGCCACCCGGGCCTGGCCAGTTCCCCTTGTTGCTTTGTCTGACGGACGACAACGTCTGGATTCTGGTGCCTTGCAGTGCCGTTGTCAGCCTTCATGCCGAACTGAGCTGCCTTCAGGTGAGCGACCTTGAGACCCCGCAACTCGTCCATACCGGCGAGATTCGCCATGGTGATCAGCAGAGTGGGGGGCTTGCCTTGGCCGTGGCCTCCATGGCGCGCCGGCACGACATGACCACTCCCCACTACGACCTGGCGGCCGAGGTGCGCAATCAGGCTGAGTGTGTTGAGGCTTTGGAGCGTTCCCTGACGACCCACGCCGCCCACCGTTGGGGGGATCGCAAGCAACTCAAGCGCCATCGCCGTCGCATGGAGGAGCTGAACGAGGAGATCGCGGAGCGCCAGAGGCTTTTGCACTTCCGCTCCAACCGCCATTGGGACACGTTCCTGGCACTGATTGAGATTCTTCGCTTTTTCGGTGCGCTGGCCGGTTCAGACGGGTTGCAACCTACGGAGGTGGGGCTCACCGTGGCTGCATTGCGGGGCGACAATGAGCTCTGGCTGGGCCTGGCCCTGATCAGCGGCCATTGTGACGAGCTCGATCCAGCCGAGCTGGCCGCCACGCTTGAGGCCATTTCCACCGAGGTCAACCGGCCTGATCTGTGGTGCTCCTGGGGGCCACCGCCTGCGGTGGAGGAGGCCCTCCACAGCCTGCGTGGGATGCGCCGTGAGCTCGGTCGACTGCAGGAGCAGGCCGGGGTCGTGGTTCCGATCTGGTGGGAACCTGAGCTCACCGGACTTGTCCATGCCTGGGCGTCTGGAACCCCCTGGGCCGACTTGATGGCCAACACGTCACTGGATGAGGGCGATGTGGTGAGGGTGTTGCGCCGCACGGTGGACCTGTTGGCCCAGATTCCCTATGGGGTCGCCGTCAGCCAGCAGCTCCGTGACAATTCCCGCTCCGCCCTGAAGGCCATCAATCGCTTCCCGGTCTGTGAGCTTGAAGACCTGCTCCCTACGCTGCCATGA
- a CDS encoding alpha/beta fold hydrolase, translating to MQVIAMHGWLGDSRGWAPLAAAARREGWPWQSADRGYGPSAPVQPQWLDAEGPRVVVGHSLGPHLLPADLLRQADAVVLLASFGRFVPSGAAGRPLISALRAMAQQLQGPEAQAMLRRFLEKAAAPQPLSALPVSILDSPLSAEGRERLLHDLILLQHCEALPEGFPTQARCLVVEAEQDQIVVPEARAWLQRSLPAAERISVEGAGHALLVPSWLEMVIGWLREL from the coding sequence ATGCAAGTGATCGCCATGCACGGCTGGCTGGGGGACAGCCGCGGCTGGGCCCCCCTGGCAGCAGCGGCCCGTCGCGAGGGCTGGCCGTGGCAGAGCGCTGATCGGGGCTACGGCCCCAGCGCACCCGTGCAGCCGCAGTGGCTGGACGCGGAGGGGCCGCGGGTGGTGGTGGGACATTCGCTCGGGCCCCACCTGCTGCCGGCGGACCTGCTGCGCCAGGCCGATGCCGTGGTGCTGCTGGCCAGCTTCGGGCGCTTCGTGCCCTCCGGTGCCGCCGGACGGCCCCTGATCAGCGCCCTCAGGGCCATGGCCCAGCAGCTGCAAGGGCCGGAGGCCCAAGCCATGCTGCGCCGCTTTCTGGAGAAGGCGGCGGCACCGCAGCCGCTCAGCGCTCTGCCGGTGTCGATCCTCGACAGCCCGCTGAGCGCCGAGGGGCGCGAGCGGCTGCTGCACGATCTGATCCTGCTCCAGCACTGCGAGGCGCTGCCCGAGGGGTTCCCCACCCAGGCCCGCTGCCTCGTGGTGGAGGCTGAACAGGATCAGATCGTGGTCCCCGAGGCCAGGGCCTGGCTGCAGCGTTCCCTGCCCGCAGCCGAGCGGATCAGCGTGGAGGGGGCAGGCCATGCCCTGCTGGTGCCGTCCTGGTTGGAGATGGTGATCGGCTGGCTCCGGGAGCTCTGA
- a CDS encoding ABC transporter permease translates to MIIEKLLLQVRIVNAIAKRELQMRAAKGPMGVLGVFVEPLLFIAIFMSFRLFGSQASLQPDYINPVLWMAIGFVGFFMFSEVALKALGGVKKSTKLTYYSRIRPIDYLLGSAVLDTQVFSLLLLAFIFSSFVYEWKPIVEEPGIAVFYFIMLSLLAFGVGLVTLIIGHRLPFVASIARTAVRRLLLFTSCIFFSISTIPNIFRGWILWNPLAHGIELLRHSFNSDYPIPGVSAVYLIGSTLFLLGLGFFIYGNNETLLLADEE, encoded by the coding sequence ATGATTATTGAAAAACTGCTTCTTCAAGTTCGTATTGTCAACGCGATTGCCAAGCGCGAACTGCAAATGAGAGCGGCAAAAGGACCGATGGGTGTACTGGGAGTGTTTGTAGAGCCGCTTCTCTTTATCGCTATCTTTATGTCATTCCGCCTATTTGGTAGTCAAGCGAGTCTCCAGCCAGACTATATTAATCCCGTGCTATGGATGGCCATTGGGTTTGTCGGATTCTTTATGTTTTCAGAAGTGGCACTGAAGGCGCTTGGAGGAGTCAAAAAGAGCACAAAACTCACTTATTACAGCCGAATTCGCCCTATCGACTACCTACTTGGCTCTGCCGTTCTTGATACCCAGGTCTTCTCGCTTTTGTTGCTTGCATTTATATTTTCTTCATTTGTGTACGAATGGAAGCCAATCGTTGAGGAGCCAGGAATTGCCGTATTTTACTTCATCATGCTCTCGTTACTTGCCTTTGGCGTTGGCTTGGTCACACTGATCATCGGACATCGTTTGCCATTTGTTGCCAGTATTGCCAGGACGGCGGTGAGGCGTCTACTCCTATTCACGTCTTGCATCTTCTTTTCGATCAGCACCATCCCCAACATCTTCCGAGGTTGGATCCTCTGGAATCCGTTGGCCCATGGCATTGAACTACTGCGACATTCGTTCAATAGTGACTATCCCATACCTGGCGTTTCAGCTGTTTATTTGATAGGCTCTACATTGTTTTTGCTGGGGCTTGGATTCTTTATCTATGGCAACAATGAAACTCTTTTGCTGGCAGACGAGGAGTAG
- a CDS encoding methyltransferase domain-containing protein: MGDESVADARAAQGFARQASSYDRHAQLQRAVAWRLARHCLSLALPPGPMADLGAGSGLLGRALEQQGFRGSLQQLDGCRALLAHNPLAASHGQLIWNLDQGLPRNLNGCGLLTSSFALQWLQDPPGQLELWCRSLAPGGWLALAVPTAGSFPQWEQAATRAAVPHSRWPLPDAAVLEAAAARHLQLERRDQLRFSRSYGSGLGFLRHLQQLGAGLVSGTPLATGQLRRLLRQWPDQGVVTWNVLILVGQRP; the protein is encoded by the coding sequence ATGGGAGATGAGAGCGTGGCGGACGCCAGGGCAGCGCAGGGCTTCGCCCGCCAGGCCTCGAGCTACGACCGGCATGCCCAGCTGCAGCGGGCGGTCGCCTGGCGGCTGGCCAGGCACTGCCTGAGCCTGGCCCTGCCCCCGGGCCCGATGGCTGATCTGGGGGCAGGCAGCGGACTGCTGGGGCGGGCTCTCGAACAGCAGGGCTTCCGGGGCAGCCTGCAACAGCTGGATGGCTGCCGCGCCCTGCTGGCGCACAACCCCCTGGCAGCCAGCCATGGCCAGCTCATCTGGAACCTTGACCAAGGGCTGCCCCGGAATCTGAACGGGTGCGGCCTGCTCACCTCCAGCTTTGCGCTGCAGTGGCTGCAGGACCCGCCGGGGCAGCTCGAACTGTGGTGCCGGAGCCTGGCGCCCGGGGGCTGGCTGGCCCTGGCGGTGCCAACGGCAGGCAGCTTCCCCCAGTGGGAACAGGCCGCCACCAGAGCAGCGGTGCCCCACAGCCGCTGGCCCCTGCCCGATGCCGCGGTGCTGGAGGCTGCGGCAGCGCGGCACCTGCAGCTGGAGCGGCGCGACCAGCTGCGCTTCAGCCGCTCCTACGGCAGTGGTCTGGGCTTTCTGCGCCACCTGCAGCAGCTGGGCGCCGGCCTGGTCAGCGGCACGCCGCTGGCCACCGGTCAGCTGCGACGGCTGCTGCGGCAGTGGCCCGACCAAGGCGTGGTGACGTGGAATGTGCTGATCCTGGTGGGTCAGAGACCATGA
- a CDS encoding rhamnan synthesis F family protein — MRSEPSKSHPLLPSEFDAQFYLSTCSKDLQSLDPDAAYQHFRSRRGDQNVFPSASAFLKDKLSDSKFPGDAKRICVSFNWRDYRDLNEDLRSLSPLEVVKHYLANGIYEPRQILSSARLLDRRFAVQAKLDRVAPDVSIQVVVHCYYYDILCGLHLYLRTLARLGAKILVLVVNDRIQDSVMDDFLGSLCTGGSNHEWFRMTNYGEDWSSFHLAFQQGLLIKSGVIYKIQTKKSANLGPDGGVAWTDEALQPICGSYSNVFDTTELLTHGMRSIVASSLCRQTGFGANKNMLYDYLEQLDLSVDAARNDSFCMGSMFAADAGFLHRYFSRLGQVDYKQESAGGTKFCGRYVGHAIERTIYYFASQVDGSQAVAWVD, encoded by the coding sequence ATGAGATCTGAGCCAAGCAAGAGCCATCCATTGTTGCCATCTGAGTTTGATGCTCAGTTCTATCTTTCGACGTGCTCCAAGGATTTGCAGTCGTTGGATCCAGATGCGGCCTATCAGCACTTTCGATCGCGCCGTGGCGATCAAAACGTCTTCCCATCGGCTTCAGCATTCCTTAAGGATAAGCTTTCGGATTCAAAGTTTCCAGGAGATGCAAAAAGAATCTGTGTATCATTTAACTGGAGAGACTATCGAGATCTGAATGAAGACTTGCGCTCCTTGAGCCCTCTTGAGGTTGTCAAGCATTATCTCGCAAATGGAATCTATGAGCCAAGGCAAATCCTAAGCTCGGCAAGATTGTTGGATCGGCGATTTGCAGTGCAAGCAAAGTTAGATCGAGTTGCCCCTGATGTTTCCATCCAAGTCGTCGTTCACTGCTATTATTATGACATTCTTTGCGGTTTGCATCTCTATCTCCGAACGCTGGCTCGGCTTGGAGCGAAGATTCTTGTCTTGGTTGTGAATGATCGTATTCAAGATTCAGTTATGGATGACTTCCTCGGCTCTCTCTGTACGGGGGGGTCTAATCATGAGTGGTTTCGCATGACGAATTATGGCGAGGACTGGTCGTCATTTCATTTGGCATTCCAGCAAGGCCTGCTCATCAAGTCTGGCGTAATTTACAAGATTCAGACTAAGAAGTCTGCCAATCTTGGCCCAGATGGCGGTGTTGCATGGACAGACGAAGCCCTTCAGCCAATCTGTGGCTCGTATTCAAATGTATTTGATACAACTGAGCTGCTGACACATGGTATGCGGTCCATTGTCGCGAGTTCCCTTTGCAGGCAAACAGGTTTTGGAGCCAATAAGAACATGCTTTATGACTATTTGGAGCAACTTGACTTGTCTGTGGATGCGGCCCGCAATGATTCTTTCTGCATGGGCTCCATGTTCGCGGCGGATGCAGGCTTTCTCCATCGCTACTTCTCAAGGCTTGGCCAAGTTGATTATAAGCAGGAGTCTGCCGGCGGAACAAAATTCTGCGGGCGCTATGTTGGCCATGCCATTGAGCGAACTATCTACTATTTCGCTAGTCAGGTAGATGGCAGTCAGGCCGTGGCTTGGGTGGATTGA